One Nitrospirota bacterium genomic window, TACCGGCGCAGGCGGTATTCCATTTCAAAGGGCCGGCGCGCCTGGAAGGCCTCCTGGTACGTGGCGCGGCACCGACGTTCGTCCTCCGGATGGACGCCTTCGGCCCAGCCGTCGCCGAGCTCCTGCTCCAAGGCCCGACCAGTGAAGGCCAACCAGCTCGTGTTGAAGTAATCGCACCGGGCATCGACCCCTGATCGCCAGATCGGCGTGGGAAAGTCGTCGAAGAGATGCCAGACAAAATCGCGCGAGCGCGCGAGGCTTTGCTCGGCCTGTCGTTGCTGGGTGATGTCACGCATGCTCCAGACCCGCCCGACCGCCTGAGGGCCCAGGCGCCGGACGAGCGCGGCCACTTCCACGGTTCTCCCGTCCTTCACGGTCCAGACCGTCCGGCTCTCGGCCTCGGGATGGGAGGCGAGGTGCTGCGCCTGCGCAAGAAAGTCCCCCTGGTCCTGCAAGTGCGCGGCCACCAGCTCCAGCACGCGGGTCCCGTCCCCGGTTGCCAGCACGGGCTCGGGAATGGACCACATCTCGAAGAATCTCCGATTCCCGTTCTCGATCATCCCGCGATGATCGAGCACGAGGATCCCATCCGTGGCCGCTTCCAGCGTCGCGCGAAGGAGCGACAGCGTGTGCGCGAGGTCCCGGTCCGTCTGCTTGCGGGCCGTACAGTCCCGGGCGATGCCGGCGGTGGCGTGGAAGCGGCGCTGGCGATCGTAGACTCCGGCGGCACTGACTTCGAAATCCCGGGCGGTGCCGGCCTTGGTCAGGAGTCGGACATCCAGACGGCGGGTCGCCCGGATCCCGGTCCGCCGCTCATGAAACTGGCGACCGCAACGGGGAAAGTCCTCCGGGTGAAAGAATCGGGAGTAGTGCGTCCCGAGGACCTCCTCGGGCTGGTACCCGAGGATGGAGGTCACGGCCGCGCTGATGTAGCGGAAACAGCCCGCCTCATCCAGCTCATAGACGATATCGGTCATGTTCTCGATGAGGCGGCGGTAGCGGTCCTCCGTGCGCGCCAGCAGGAAGCGCAGGTGGCGCTTGTCCAGCACCTCCCGGACCACCAGGGGGACTTCCAGGAGGAGATTGCGGGACTTGGCCAGGTAGTAGTCGGCGCCGGCCCGCATCGCCTGCACCGCCACATGCTCGTCGCCGTGGCCGGTCAGCATGATGAGGCCGGCGTCAGGGGCCAGTTGCCTGAACTCTGGGAGCGCCTCCAACCCGCTCTGCCCGGGGAGCTTGTTATCCAACAGGATCAACGTCACGTCCAGGCGCGCGACCTTGGCCAGCCCCTCTTCTGCCGAGCGGGCGACTTCAATGGCACACCCTGGGCATTCTTCCGACAGGGCGAGGGTCGCGAGCTCGATGTCATCCGGCTGATCGTCCACGATCAGCACTCGTTCGCCGTGCGTCTCAGTCATTGCACCGTCTCGTGGTGGCCTGGTCGTGCGTCTGCGCTCGGGGCTCCGACGTGACGGGCGGTTACGCACCCGGGCCGCCGCCGCGCCCGTTCAGGACCGGCGGGGTGTTGGTGAGCACCCAGTAGAGTTCTAGCGTCTTGATCGTCTCAATGAACTTTTCGAACAGGACGGGCTTCTGGATATAGGAGTTCACCCCCAGGTCGTAGGAACGGACGATGTCCTCGTCCCGCTTGGAGGTCGTGAGCACCACGACCGGAATGCGCCGCAAAATGGGTTCCTGCTTGATCCGCTGGAGGACCTGGATGCCGTCCACGAGGGGCAGCCGGAGGTCCAGCAGGATCAGGCCGGGCAGTCTGGCCGGCGGCGTCGGGGTCGGGCCTGCGCCGAAGAGATATCGTATGGCAGCCTCCCCATCCCGGATCACGGTC contains:
- a CDS encoding response regulator, with translation MESVDILLVEDNQDDIELTQEALSAGKVVNQLTVIRDGEAAIRYLFGAGPTPTPPARLPGLILLDLRLPLVDGIQVLQRIKQEPILRRIPVVVLTTSKRDEDIVRSYDLGVNSYIQKPVLFEKFIETIKTLELYWVLTNTPPVLNGRGGGPGA